The Euzebyales bacterium genome has a segment encoding these proteins:
- a CDS encoding TIGR01777 family oxidoreductase, which yields MHVAITGASGLLGSALSQALRDDGHRVTGITRSEPGPNEIRWSPALQRLDPADLRGVDAVVNLAGEKIGFTSWTPRAIIDARWTPRTRREILSSRVQGTTLLAETISTMDDGPRVMVSVSAIGYYGDRGDETLTEASRPGDLFLSDVCRAWEASADAARAAGLRVVHPRIGIVQTPRDGALQRSLPLFRLGLGGPFGSGRQWWSWVMLDDVVGILRHAVTNDDISGPINATAPHPVTNREWTRTLGRVLGRPAVLPVPRFGPKLVLGEMVDELVYVSARVLPEATLASGYAFRFPDLDAGLRSVL from the coding sequence ATGCACGTCGCCATCACCGGTGCCAGCGGCCTGCTGGGCAGCGCCCTCTCCCAGGCGCTGCGTGATGACGGGCATCGGGTGACGGGCATCACACGCTCCGAACCCGGGCCGAACGAGATCCGCTGGTCGCCGGCGCTGCAGCGCCTGGACCCGGCCGACCTGCGTGGGGTCGATGCGGTGGTCAACCTGGCGGGCGAGAAGATCGGCTTCACCTCCTGGACGCCGCGCGCCATCATCGACGCCCGTTGGACGCCGAGGACCAGGCGCGAGATCCTGAGCAGCCGGGTGCAGGGCACGACGTTGCTCGCCGAGACGATCTCAACGATGGACGACGGACCTCGCGTCATGGTCTCGGTGTCGGCGATCGGCTACTACGGCGACCGCGGTGACGAGACGCTCACGGAGGCCAGCCGACCCGGTGACCTGTTCCTGTCCGACGTGTGCCGCGCGTGGGAGGCCAGCGCGGATGCGGCCCGCGCCGCCGGCCTCCGCGTCGTCCACCCCCGGATCGGCATCGTGCAGACCCCCCGTGACGGCGCGCTGCAGCGGTCGCTGCCCCTGTTCCGCCTGGGCCTTGGCGGTCCGTTCGGCTCGGGGCGGCAGTGGTGGAGCTGGGTGATGCTCGACGACGTCGTAGGCATCCTCAGGCACGCCGTCACCAACGACGACATCAGCGGACCGATCAACGCCACCGCACCGCACCCGGTCACCAACCGTGAGTGGACCAGGACGCTGGGACGGGTGCTCGGCCGTCCCGCTGTGCTCCCGGTGCCCCGGTTCGGCCCGAAGCTGGTGCTGGGCGAGATGGTCGACGAGCTCGTCTACGTCAGCGCGCGGGTGCTGCCGGAGGCGACGCTGGCGAGCGGCTACGCCTTCCGGTTCCCCGACCTCGACGCCGGGTTACGCTCGGTCCTGTAG
- a CDS encoding FAD-dependent oxidoreductase, protein MNDRPVIIVGAGLAGLRCAGRLEERGVAWLLLESQDGPGGRVRTDYVDGFQLDRGFQVLLTAYPQARAALDYEALDLRAFEAGAVVRLPDGFTRVSDPLRRPTKALATLRAPIGGLADKLRIARLRRRLRRMPLERLWRRPERTTRDALADLGFSTTMVERFWRPLLGGIQLDSSLTTSSRAFEFVIKMLASGDNALPAAGIQAIPDQLAAKLTPGRIRYGTTVVAVDTDGVWLEDGEHVRGRRVVVAVDGPTASRLIPAVPTPASNRVSCLYFAAERPPLDEPILVLNGEGTGPVNNLCVPSVVAPSYAPDGVSLVSVSVLDAPVEGAWAPASRDVPSAAPGAGDDSLETAVRDQLRSWFGRRVDTWRLLRHYDIRHAQPRQRPPVLATPMRQIDFDGVFCCGDHRDDASINGALQSGARTALAVAEA, encoded by the coding sequence ATGAATGATCGCCCGGTCATCATCGTGGGCGCGGGCCTGGCGGGCCTGCGCTGCGCCGGCAGGCTCGAGGAACGCGGTGTCGCCTGGCTGCTGCTCGAGTCGCAGGACGGCCCCGGCGGCCGGGTGCGCACCGACTACGTCGACGGGTTCCAGCTCGACCGCGGCTTCCAGGTCCTGCTGACGGCCTACCCGCAGGCCCGCGCGGCGCTCGACTACGAGGCGCTCGACCTGCGGGCGTTCGAGGCCGGCGCGGTCGTCCGGCTGCCGGACGGGTTCACCCGGGTCAGCGATCCGCTCCGGCGACCGACGAAGGCGCTGGCGACGCTCCGCGCCCCCATCGGCGGTCTGGCCGACAAGCTGCGGATCGCGCGTCTGCGGCGCCGGCTGCGCCGGATGCCCCTCGAGCGCCTGTGGCGGCGGCCGGAGCGCACGACACGCGACGCGTTGGCCGACCTCGGGTTCAGCACGACGATGGTCGAGCGCTTCTGGCGTCCGCTGCTCGGAGGCATCCAGCTCGACTCGTCGCTGACCACCTCCAGTCGGGCGTTCGAGTTCGTCATCAAGATGCTGGCCAGCGGTGACAACGCGCTGCCCGCAGCGGGCATCCAGGCGATCCCCGACCAGCTCGCGGCGAAGCTCACCCCGGGACGGATCCGCTACGGCACGACGGTGGTTGCCGTCGACACCGATGGCGTCTGGCTCGAGGACGGCGAGCACGTGCGCGGACGGCGCGTCGTCGTCGCGGTCGACGGTCCGACCGCCAGCCGTCTCATCCCTGCGGTGCCGACACCGGCGTCGAACCGTGTCAGCTGCCTGTACTTCGCAGCGGAGCGCCCGCCGCTCGACGAGCCGATCCTGGTGCTCAACGGCGAGGGCACCGGACCCGTCAACAACCTGTGTGTGCCGAGCGTGGTCGCTCCCAGCTACGCACCTGACGGAGTCAGCCTGGTGTCGGTCTCCGTGCTCGACGCCCCCGTGGAGGGTGCGTGGGCACCGGCCTCCCGCGACGTCCCGTCCGCCGCGCCCGGTGCGGGCGACGACAGCCTCGAGACCGCGGTGCGCGACCAGCTCCGGAGCTGGTTCGGACGGCGCGTCGACACGTGGCGCCTGCTTCGCCACTACGACATCAGGCACGCCCAGCCACGCCAGCGTCCTCCGGTGCTGGCGACGCCGATGCGGCAGATCGACTTCGACGGCGTGTTCTGCTGCGGTGACCACCGCGACGACGCATCGATCAACGGTGCGCTGCAGTCCGGCGCGCGCACCGCTCTCGCCGTCGCCGAGGCGTGA
- a CDS encoding cation:proton antiporter — protein MSNHDLGSVVLALLLLLVSANLLGHLFSRFRQPKVVGEIVAGILLGPTLLGQLAPDTAVLLFGTGDGDASSIVLSFMYHLGLLLLMFVSGFSVRHVLGKENRAPTAWILGVGTPLPFFIALGLSPWLPIDAFVGEVGSRSAVVLVFAVAAAVTSIPVITKIFHDLGILHTRFASLVLGAAVFEDIMLWGVLSIATAIASATLAAAQGALAETITSHVAVNIAYTISGLFVVPPLLRRLGNARWNVLAHHSPATWVMTVFFSYVAAAAVLNVTLVFGAFLAGIGVVGGMKGTDRQRYRQALDSVEHLAAAVFVPIYFALVGFRLDLRTSLDAVMLLGFLVGTSLVVIVSIGLAGRLAGFRGLDLVNLALTCNARGGPGIVLASVAFDAGIINAPFFTTLVLTAVLSSQACGFWLDHVLRKGWPLLSGTDLRRRGLESYEDELDVGVT, from the coding sequence ATGTCGAATCACGATCTGGGATCCGTCGTGTTGGCCCTGCTGCTCCTGCTGGTCAGCGCCAACCTGCTCGGGCACCTGTTCAGCCGGTTCCGTCAGCCCAAGGTGGTGGGCGAGATCGTGGCCGGGATCCTGCTCGGACCCACCCTCCTCGGGCAGCTGGCTCCAGACACGGCCGTGTTGCTCTTCGGCACGGGTGACGGCGATGCGTCGAGCATCGTACTGAGCTTCATGTACCACCTGGGGCTGCTGCTGCTCATGTTCGTGTCGGGATTCTCGGTCCGCCATGTGCTCGGCAAGGAGAATCGCGCCCCGACCGCCTGGATCCTGGGGGTGGGGACCCCCTTGCCGTTCTTCATCGCGCTCGGTCTCAGCCCGTGGCTACCGATCGACGCATTCGTTGGCGAGGTGGGCAGTCGGTCGGCTGTGGTGCTCGTCTTTGCCGTCGCCGCGGCGGTGACGTCGATTCCGGTGATCACGAAGATCTTTCACGACCTCGGCATCCTCCACACCCGCTTCGCAAGCCTGGTGCTTGGCGCAGCCGTCTTCGAGGACATCATGCTCTGGGGTGTGTTGTCCATCGCCACCGCGATCGCCTCCGCCACCTTGGCGGCAGCGCAGGGTGCTCTTGCCGAGACGATCACCAGTCATGTGGCTGTCAACATCGCCTACACGATTTCCGGCCTGTTCGTCGTCCCGCCGCTGTTGCGCCGTCTGGGGAACGCGCGCTGGAACGTTCTCGCTCACCATTCCCCCGCGACGTGGGTCATGACTGTGTTCTTCAGTTACGTGGCAGCTGCCGCTGTCCTGAACGTCACGCTGGTGTTCGGCGCCTTCCTCGCCGGGATCGGAGTCGTCGGCGGCATGAAGGGGACCGACCGTCAGCGTTACCGGCAGGCCCTGGACTCCGTCGAACATCTCGCCGCCGCCGTGTTCGTTCCCATCTACTTCGCGCTCGTCGGCTTTCGCCTGGATCTGCGCACGTCCCTTGATGCCGTGATGCTGCTCGGCTTCCTGGTCGGCACGTCGCTCGTCGTGATCGTCTCCATCGGGCTGGCTGGCCGTCTGGCCGGCTTCCGAGGCCTCGATCTCGTCAACCTGGCACTGACGTGCAACGCTCGCGGCGGACCCGGAATCGTGCTGGCGAGCGTGGCATTCGACGCCGGCATCATCAACGCTCCGTTCTTCACGACTCTGGTTCTCACGGCCGTGTTGTCCTCGCAGGCCTGCGGCTTCTGGCTCGACCACGTACTGCGCAAGGGCTGGCCCCTTCTGTCCGGGACAGACCTGCGGCGGAGGGGCCTCGAGAGCTACGAGGACGAACTCGATGTGGGTGTGACGTAG